The proteins below come from a single Lactobacillus johnsonii genomic window:
- a CDS encoding carbohydrate ABC transporter permease — MKKKKLRWGMIFVYLFIGIFGIITVFPFIYMILGGLMSYQETTTLPPTLIPKTLRWSNYQKVFEQAPFARYFLNTFITAATTTIVTLFTSILGAFAMTNLKFKGKGFIQLIFLSLLMVPGEAIIFTNYNTIAHLGLLNTYLGLVLPFLTSIFYMYYLQSYFTAISPTIYKAAMIDGASDWEYIWKILVPMSKGGLITVALLSFISGWNSFLWPLLVTNEDKMRLLNNGLAAFASDAGAQTQLQLAAATLTVVPVLIVYFIFRKQIIRGVVRNDLKA; from the coding sequence ATGAAGAAGAAAAAACTACGTTGGGGAATGATTTTTGTCTATCTATTCATTGGAATTTTTGGCATTATAACTGTTTTCCCATTTATTTATATGATCTTAGGTGGATTGATGTCCTATCAAGAAACCACCACTCTTCCACCAACTTTAATTCCAAAGACTTTGAGGTGGAGTAACTATCAAAAGGTATTTGAGCAAGCACCATTTGCAAGATACTTCTTAAACACATTTATTACAGCGGCAACTACAACAATTGTTACATTGTTTACTTCAATTCTCGGTGCATTTGCAATGACCAACTTGAAGTTTAAGGGAAAAGGATTTATTCAGCTAATTTTTCTCTCACTCTTAATGGTTCCGGGAGAAGCAATAATTTTTACCAACTACAATACAATTGCTCATTTAGGCTTATTGAATACATATTTAGGATTGGTTTTACCGTTCTTAACATCTATCTTTTATATGTACTATTTACAAAGCTACTTCACAGCAATTTCACCAACAATTTATAAAGCAGCCATGATTGATGGAGCTTCTGACTGGGAGTATATTTGGAAAATTCTAGTTCCAATGTCTAAAGGTGGATTAATTACTGTTGCGTTGCTTAGTTTTATTTCAGGATGGAACTCCTTCTTATGGCCATTATTGGTAACAAATGAAGATAAGATGCGCTTATTGAACAATGGTTTAGCTGCCTTTGCCTCTGATGCGGGTGCTCAAACGCAACTTCAACTAGCAGCAGCAACTTTAACAGTAGTACCTGTTTTAATTGTTTACTTCATTTTTAGAAAGCAAATTATTCGAGGAGTAGTACGTAATGACCTCAAAGCCTAA
- a CDS encoding carbohydrate ABC transporter permease: protein MKDNQKKAWLFLAPAIICVTVFSIWPILRAFTMSFQGGPLIDLQFNGLSNYQYIFSDPEFWRAIMNTAIYSFLAVPIALIISVALAWFIFSKIKHTAFFETMFFMPYVTSTIAIGIVFRYIFNGEYGLLNFLLKLVHLPQPDWLDNPSLSLVSLIIFGVWSSLAFNIVILMGALRNIEPNYYVLADMYGATSREKFWRITVPQLVPTLAFLLTVNLIGAFKIYTQVYALFNGQAGVGNSAMTAVYYIYNKFQIVGTPGVAMAATVVLFLFILFVTFLQRKLMKKVNS, encoded by the coding sequence ATGAAAGATAATCAGAAAAAAGCTTGGTTATTTTTAGCACCGGCCATTATTTGCGTTACTGTATTTAGTATTTGGCCAATTCTACGTGCTTTTACGATGAGTTTTCAGGGTGGACCATTAATTGACCTACAATTTAATGGCCTTTCTAACTATCAATATATTTTTAGCGATCCAGAATTTTGGCGTGCAATTATGAATACAGCCATTTATTCATTTTTAGCTGTACCAATTGCCTTAATAATTTCTGTTGCGTTAGCATGGTTTATCTTTTCAAAGATTAAACATACCGCCTTCTTTGAAACTATGTTTTTTATGCCATATGTTACAAGTACGATCGCAATCGGAATTGTATTTCGTTATATCTTTAATGGTGAATACGGTTTATTGAACTTCTTATTAAAACTTGTTCATTTACCACAACCTGATTGGTTAGATAATCCGAGTCTAAGTCTTGTTTCATTGATTATCTTTGGTGTTTGGTCATCTTTGGCATTTAACATCGTTATCTTGATGGGTGCGTTAAGAAATATTGAACCAAATTACTATGTTTTAGCTGATATGTATGGTGCAACAAGTAGGGAAAAGTTCTGGCGCATAACAGTGCCACAGTTAGTTCCAACTTTAGCATTTCTTTTAACTGTAAACTTAATTGGGGCATTTAAGATCTATACCCAAGTTTATGCATTATTTAATGGACAAGCTGGTGTAGGTAATTCGGCAATGACGGCAGTTTACTACATCTATAATAAATTCCAAATTGTTGGTACGCCTGGTGTAGCAATGGCTGCAACAGTAGTCTTGTTCCTATTTATATTGTTCGTAACTTTCTTACAAAGAAAATTGATGAAAAAGGTGAACAGTTAG
- a CDS encoding ABC transporter ATP-binding protein, which translates to MNEDKFIQVNNLEKTYENGYQAIKSVSFSVKKGDLVCLLGPSGCGKTTTLNMIAGLLNPTGGDIIVNGKSLLNVAPKDRNIGYVFQNYALYPHMTVLQNVMFPMTVGKNKKPKDEAEKIAQKFMKLTHIEELADQKPGNLSGGQQQRVSIARALVQEPQILLMDEPLSNLDARLRLKIREEIRNLVKEVGITTLFVTHDQEEALSIGDKIILFHNGVIQQDDKGQDLYLEPNNQFVANFIGNPVIDNFDVKVADNKIIGTDFEIPVGKLDSAKFRGDLVAGDYTLSIRPENLKLSDEGELSEVIDDVELIGRERVLKFTHAGTNQRALIDLEQEIKPGDSVKFKMNLDRVYLFKPDGERIY; encoded by the coding sequence ATGAACGAAGATAAATTCATTCAGGTAAATAACCTAGAAAAAACTTATGAGAATGGTTACCAAGCGATTAAGTCTGTCAGCTTTTCTGTAAAAAAGGGCGACTTAGTGTGCTTGTTGGGTCCTAGTGGTTGTGGAAAAACTACAACTTTAAATATGATTGCCGGATTATTGAATCCGACTGGCGGAGACATTATTGTAAATGGTAAGTCTCTTCTTAATGTTGCGCCAAAAGATCGTAATATTGGCTATGTATTCCAGAACTATGCCTTATACCCACATATGACTGTTTTACAGAATGTAATGTTTCCAATGACAGTGGGAAAGAACAAGAAGCCAAAAGATGAAGCTGAAAAAATTGCCCAAAAATTTATGAAATTAACTCATATTGAAGAATTAGCTGATCAAAAGCCGGGCAATCTTTCTGGTGGGCAACAGCAGCGTGTTTCGATTGCACGTGCACTAGTGCAAGAACCACAAATTTTGTTAATGGATGAACCATTAAGTAACTTAGATGCCCGCTTACGTTTAAAGATTCGTGAAGAAATTCGTAATTTGGTTAAGGAAGTAGGAATTACTACTTTATTCGTTACCCACGATCAAGAAGAAGCACTCTCAATTGGTGATAAGATTATTCTTTTCCATAATGGAGTAATTCAACAAGACGATAAGGGTCAAGACCTTTATCTTGAACCTAATAATCAATTTGTTGCTAACTTTATTGGTAATCCAGTAATTGATAATTTTGATGTAAAGGTAGCAGACAATAAGATTATTGGGACAGACTTTGAAATTCCAGTTGGAAAATTAGATAGTGCAAAATTTAGAGGCGACTTAGTAGCCGGAGACTATACATTGAGTATTCGTCCTGAAAACCTAAAGTTAAGTGATGAAGGCGAACTTTCCGAAGTGATTGATGATGTCGAATTGATTGGACGCGAACGAGTATTGAAATTTACTCATGCTGGAACAAATCAGCGTGCATTGATTGATTTAGAGCAAGAAATAAAACCTGGAGATAGCGTGAAATTTAAGATGAACTTAGACCGCGTTTACTTATTTAAGCCAGATGGGGAGCGAATCTATTAA